TAAATTCCGAACAACCAGCTAGTAATGCAATTGTAACTACTAATAAAAATAGCAAAGATAATCTTTTTCTCAACCTTCTTCCCCCTATTTATAGCAAAAATATATATTCATTCTATCTTACCATTTTAAAGAAAGTCTTCACTAGCTTTTCTTTTTAATAACCATAGCTATTTTCAACACATGTTCAAGACTTTTCTTTGTTTCATGAAAATCTAATTTGGCCGCTGGATTTCTAGCGATAATAATATAGTCCTTAGTTGGAGACACTTGATCTTTTAATTCTAAAAAGGTTTGCCGTATATATCTTTTTATACGATTGCGGACAACTGCATTCCCTACTTTTTTACTTACAGATAAGCCAACATGAAAATTAATCTGTTCCTTCTCTAAACAATAAAC
The nucleotide sequence above comes from Psychrobacillus glaciei. Encoded proteins:
- the rnpA gene encoding ribonuclease P protein component, coding for MNKNQRIKKNLEFQTIFKKGKSYANRQFVVYCLEKEQINFHVGLSVSKKVGNAVVRNRIKRYIRQTFLELKDQVSPTKDYIIIARNPAAKLDFHETKKSLEHVLKIAMVIKKKS